The genomic window TAGCGCGCTCTCGAAGATGTGTTCATCGAGACGTCCGGCAAGTTCGGCAGACCAAGGCAGCATTCATCCTACGTTAGCCGCGCCGCGCCCACCTTCGATGCCTTTCCGCATGATGAAGTTCCCGTATCTGCTTGCGGTGCGGCAGTTTTCGCGGCGGCGATCCGTTGTCCTCCGCATCGGTGCTACGGCGCTGCGGTGAATCAGGACGGGATGGGCTCGCGGAGGGTGAGATTCATGTGGATGTCGTCAGCTGCCCATAGTACGAAGCGCTCGATCGGGATCACTGGATGGTCAGGGGCGAGCTCGAAACGGAACCGCTTCAGCAGGACCGCCAGGACGAGTTCGGCTTCGATCATGGCCACGGCCGCGCCTTCGCAGCTGCGTGGGCCGACGCCGAAGGGGATGTAGGCGAGTCTGGGGCGGGTGGCGGATTCCTGCGCGGCGAACCGTTCGGGCCGGAAGACCTCTGGGCTCGGCCAGTATTCGGGGTTCAGGTGGACGGCCCAGATCGGGTAGAAGATCGTGGTACCGGCGGAGATCGTATATTCGCCCACGCGAAGGTCTTCGGTGGCTTCGCGGGCGCCGTAGGGTCCGGGCGGGTACAGGCGCATCGATTCCTTGAGCACCATGTTCAGATACGTCAGGTGTTTCAGATCCGCGTAGTCGGGCGCGGGCCGGTCCCCCACGACGCGCGCGAGTTCTTCGACGACGCGATCGGCCGCGTCCGGGTGTTGCGCCAGCAAGTACAGGGTCCAGGAGATGGCGACGCCGGTGGTGTGGTGGGCGGCCAGCAGGGTCATCAGCACGGTGTCGCGGATCCGCGCCGGTAACTGACCCGCGGCAGCGAGGGCGGCGATCAGGTCGCTGCCGACGGTCGGTGAGCCGCCGTCCTGATGCGCGGCGAGCACACCGTCCACGATCCCCCGCAGATAAGTCAGTGCTCGCTGCGCGCGGACGCCGCGTTCCTGGTCGGTGCCCGGCAGGTCGACCTGATACAGCCGAGCCAGTTGTTCGGTCAGCACATCCTCGAACGCCGACACGATCCGTCCGGCCTGTTCCGGCGAATCCAGGCCGCTGCCGAGCGCATAGTCGCAAATCATGCGCAGCGACAGCTGACTGAGCTGCTGCTGTAAGGCAATCGGGCCGTCGGAAGCCGATTCGGCCCACCGATCGGCCAGTTCGATGGCCAGCGTCACGAACTGCCCGAAATGCGCCTCGTGCGAGGGACGCGCGGCCAGGACCGACAGCAGCACCCGGCGCCATGGCGTGTGCTCCTCGGCGGGGATGGTTTGGAGATTGTCCGACTCCTGCAGTGGCGCAAGGAACTCGAACAGCTTTTCCGGCCGCTTATCGATCTTCGCGGTGGCCTCCAGTAGCACCGGGTCGGCGACCGACACCGCGGCCTCCGCACCGGGCAACCGGAAACGGACCACGGGGCCGTAATCGGCGTGCAGCTTCAGCTGATAGTTGTGCAGCCCGCCCGCGGCCACGATGTCGGCGAGGCCATCCCCCTCGCCACGCGGTCCCGGGATCCGGGCGGACGTACCGTCGCGGCCTGGTTCCATGACATTCCTCCAGGGCCATGCTCCCCGGCGCCGGTACTTCACGCAAGCCATTGCTCTTGTCCAACAGACACTTCCGGTGCACCTCGGCAACTTTGTCCTGCCACAGAACAAACTTGGGCTCAATCTGTCTAAAGCGAAGACAAAGCTCGACAAAGTGCGGTTGAATTCGCTCAGCAGATAGAAAGAAGCAGCTGATGCGGATCGCGGCCCGACCTGAAAACGCCCACCAGGCACGGCTTTTACGGCTGCTGCGCGATCGGGGCCCGCAGTCGCGGTCGGAACTGGCTCAGCCGATGGAGCTGTCCCGGTCCAAGCTCGCGGTGGAGCTCGATCGGCTCGCCACGCTCGGACTGGTCGAAGCCGGTGGCCTGGCAGCATCTAGTGGCGGTCGCCGATCGGCCATCGCCATGCTGGCCTCAGGACTGCGTTTCGCCGCCATCGACATCGGCGCCACCTCCATCGATGTCGCGGTGACCGACGGTGAATTGCGCGTGCTGGGGCAGCTTTCCGAGCCCTGCGATATCCGGCAGGGACCGACCGCGGTGCTGGAACGGGCGCTGGATCTGCTCGGCAAGCTGCGCACCGACGAGCACATGGCCGGTCGGCTGCACGGTGCGGGAATCGGCGTGCCGGGGCCGGTGAGCTTCCGCGAGGGCATGCCGGTCGCGCCGCCGATCATGCCGGGCTGGCACCGATTCCCGGTGCGCGAGGTCATCGCGCAGGAACTCGGTTGCCCGGTACTCGTCGACAACGACGTGAACATTCTGGCGCTCGGCGAGATGCACGCGGGCTCGGCGCACGCGGTGGCCGATTTCCTACTCGTCAAGGCGGGCACCGGCATCGGCTGCGGCATCGTCGTCGACGGCGGCATCTATCGCGGCGCCTCCGGCAGCGCGGGCGATATCGGCCATCTCCGGCTCACCGACGACGGACCGGTCTGCGCCTGCGGCAACAGCGGCTGCCTGGAGGCATACGCCGGCGGCGCGGCACTGGCCAGGGAGGCCACGGCGCGCGCCGGACGGTCGCCGTTTCTCGCCGACCGCCTTGCCGCCGCGGGCACCCT from Nocardia iowensis includes these protein-coding regions:
- a CDS encoding cytochrome P450 → MEPGRDGTSARIPGPRGEGDGLADIVAAGGLHNYQLKLHADYGPVVRFRLPGAEAAVSVADPVLLEATAKIDKRPEKLFEFLAPLQESDNLQTIPAEEHTPWRRVLLSVLAARPSHEAHFGQFVTLAIELADRWAESASDGPIALQQQLSQLSLRMICDYALGSGLDSPEQAGRIVSAFEDVLTEQLARLYQVDLPGTDQERGVRAQRALTYLRGIVDGVLAAHQDGGSPTVGSDLIAALAAAGQLPARIRDTVLMTLLAAHHTTGVAISWTLYLLAQHPDAADRVVEELARVVGDRPAPDYADLKHLTYLNMVLKESMRLYPPGPYGAREATEDLRVGEYTISAGTTIFYPIWAVHLNPEYWPSPEVFRPERFAAQESATRPRLAYIPFGVGPRSCEGAAVAMIEAELVLAVLLKRFRFELAPDHPVIPIERFVLWAADDIHMNLTLREPIPS
- a CDS encoding ROK family protein, which codes for MRIAARPENAHQARLLRLLRDRGPQSRSELAQPMELSRSKLAVELDRLATLGLVEAGGLAASSGGRRSAIAMLASGLRFAAIDIGATSIDVAVTDGELRVLGQLSEPCDIRQGPTAVLERALDLLGKLRTDEHMAGRLHGAGIGVPGPVSFREGMPVAPPIMPGWHRFPVREVIAQELGCPVLVDNDVNILALGEMHAGSAHAVADFLLVKAGTGIGCGIVVDGGIYRGASGSAGDIGHLRLTDDGPVCACGNSGCLEAYAGGAALAREATARAGRSPFLADRLAAAGTLTATDLADAAAAGDPLAVHMIREAGSHLGTALAGLVSFFNPGMVVIAGGLTGFGHPLLAEIRSVVYRRSLPLATGNLPIVLSELAELGGVIGAARLISDHVFSVA